The Primulina eburnea isolate SZY01 chromosome 13, ASM2296580v1, whole genome shotgun sequence genome includes a region encoding these proteins:
- the LOC140809870 gene encoding N-terminal acetyltransferase B complex catalytic subunit NAA20-like, with protein sequence MGKVEVQGESWHGHVTAVIVAPEYRRQQLDKNLMNLSENMSDKIDKAYFVDLFVRTSNTPAIKMYEKLGYIVYRRILQ encoded by the exons ATGGGGAAGGTTGAAGTACAAGGTGAGTCATGGCACGGTCATGTGACAGCTGTAATTGTAGCTCCTGAATATCGCAGGCAACAATTGGACAAGAACCTGATGAACCTATCGGAGAACATGAGCGACAAGAT TGACAAGGCTTATTTTGTGGACCTTTTTGTGAGAACTTCTAATACACCTGCCATCAAGATGTATGAGAAG cttGGCTACATAGTTTATAGACGCATACTTCAATAG